TCGATATCTCGATCATCGAAATCGACGAAGTTGAAGGCGAGCATACGTTTGAAGTATTGGCGACCAATGGTGATACACACCTTGGTGGTGAAGACTTCGATAACCGTGTAATTAACTACCTGGTTGCTGAATTCAAGAAAGACCAGGGCATTGACCTGAAAACTGACCCGCTGGCAATGCAGCGTGTGAAAGAAGCAGCAGAAAAAGCAAAGATCGAGCTTTCATCTGCACAGCAGACAGAGGTGAATCTGCCTTACGTTACTGCTGATGCAACAGGTCCTAAGCACATGAACGTGAAGCTAACTCGTGCAAAACTTGAGTCACTGGTTGAAGACCTGGTTGCACAGTCAATCGAGCCGCTGAAGCGTGCACTGGCTGACGCAGACCTGTCTGTAAACGATGTAAATGACATCATTCTGGTAGGTGGTCAAACACGTATGCCACTGGTACAGAAGCAAGTAGCAGAGTTCTTCGGAAAAGAGCCTCGTAAGGACGTAAACCCTGATGAAGCGGTAGCAGTTGGTGCTGCGGTTCAAGGTGGTGTACTTGCAGGTGACGTGAAAGACGTCCTACTACTAGACGTTTGTCCTCTGTCTCTGGGTATTGAGACTATGGGTCAAGTCATGACTGCGCTTATTGAGAAAAACACGACTATTCCTACTAAGAAGTCGCAAACTTTCTCAACAGCTGAAGACAATCAGTCTGCGGTAACAATTCATGTACTGCAAGGTGAGCGTAAGCGTTCAAGTGACAACAAGTCACTTGGTCAGTTCAACCTGGAAGGTATTCGTCCTGCACAGCGCGGTGTACCACAGATTGAAGTAACCTTTGATGTTGATGCGGATGGTATCTTGCATGTGTCTGCGAAAGACAAAGACACAGGTAAAGAGCAGAAGATTACTATTCAGGCATCTTCAGGTCTGAGCGACGATGAAATTGAAAACATGGTTCGTGATGCCGAAGCGAATGCCGAGGAAGATAAGAAGTTCGAAGAACTAGTTGGCGCTCGTAACCAGGCTGATGCTTTGGTTCACGCTACTCGCAAGCAAGTTGAAGAAGCAGGTGATGATCTTCCAGCTGACGACAAAACAGCGATTGAAGCAGCACTGTCTGAGCTAGAAACAGCCATTAAAGGCGAAAGCAAAGAAGAAATCGATGCTAAGACCCAGGCACTTGCAGAAAAATCTCAGAAGCTAATGGAAATTGCTCAGGCGAAAGCTCAGGCGCAACAAGCTGGCGGCGACGCAGGTGCGCAGCAAGCAAACAAGGCTGACGACGATGTAGTAGATGCCGAGTTTGAAGAAGTGAAAGACGACAAGTAATTGTTGACTTATCAGTGCCCACAGGCTTAGCCTGCGGTGCTAAACAGGGCCTGTTTATCCTTCAAGTTCTAACGAATGGCAGAGGTAAGCAGGCTCTGACGTATTTAAATTTAGGCGATAAGTAGATTGCAGCGGAGCTGGCAAGTCTCGTAAGCAGCGCAATCAAACACGTATTCGCCAGGCGGTCATCACAATGGCTGATCGCTCAGTAATAATTGTGTGAGAACTATGTCAAAACAAGACTATTACGACGTTCTTGGGGTATCAAAAGACGCCGGTGAACGTGACATTAAAAAGGCCTATAAACGACTTGCAATGAAGTATCACCCAGACAGAACTGCGGGCGATGCTGAGCTGGAAGCAAAGTTTAAGGAAGTAAAAGAAGCCTACGAAGTCTTATCAGATAGTCAAAAACGCCAGATGTATGATCAATACGGCCATGCTGCCTTTGAACAAAACGGTGGTGCAGGCCATGGTGGATTTGGCGGCGGTGCTGATTTTGGTGATATTTTCGGGGACGTATTCGGTGATATTTTTGGTGGCGGGAGACGTCAATCACGCCAGCAGCGCGGTGCAGATCTGCGGTATAGCTTAGATCTGAGCCTGGAAGATGCTGTGCGAGGTAAAGAAGTCGAAATCCAGGTTCCGACTTGGGTGTCTTGTAAGCCTTGTGATGGTAGCGGCGCAAAATCAGGGTCTAAACCAAAGACATGTCCTACCTGTCATGGTGCAGGTCAGGTCCAGATGAGACAAGGCTTCTTTGCCGTTCAGCAAACTTGTCCTACCTGTCAGGGAAGTGGGCAGGTTATTTCTGATCCATGTGATAGCTGTCATGGTCAGGGTCGTGTTGAAAAAACCAAAACATTGTCTGTTAAAATCCCTGCGGGTGTTGATACGGGCGACCGTATTAGGTTGTCTGGAGAAGGTGAAGCTGGCGTGCACGGCGCACCGGCAGGCGACTTGTATGTTCAGGTCAGTGTGAGAGAGCATCCGATCTTTGTTCGAGATGGCAATAACCTATACTGTGAAGTACCTATCAGCTACACGACAGCGGCTTTGGGCGGTGAGATTGAAGTACCGACT
This window of the Pseudoalteromonas rubra genome carries:
- the dnaK gene encoding molecular chaperone DnaK, whose amino-acid sequence is MKSEKIHMGKIIGIDLGTTNSCVAVLDGDKTRVIENAEGDRTTPSVIAFTEEGETLVGQPAKRQAVTNPQNTLYAIKRLIGRRFEDEEVQRDISIMPFKIAKADNGDAWVEVRGEKRAAPQISAEVLKKMKKTAEDFLGEEVTEAVITVPAYFNDSQRQATKDAGRIAGLDVKRIINEPTAAALAYGMDKKQGDNVVAVYDLGGGTFDISIIEIDEVEGEHTFEVLATNGDTHLGGEDFDNRVINYLVAEFKKDQGIDLKTDPLAMQRVKEAAEKAKIELSSAQQTEVNLPYVTADATGPKHMNVKLTRAKLESLVEDLVAQSIEPLKRALADADLSVNDVNDIILVGGQTRMPLVQKQVAEFFGKEPRKDVNPDEAVAVGAAVQGGVLAGDVKDVLLLDVCPLSLGIETMGQVMTALIEKNTTIPTKKSQTFSTAEDNQSAVTIHVLQGERKRSSDNKSLGQFNLEGIRPAQRGVPQIEVTFDVDADGILHVSAKDKDTGKEQKITIQASSGLSDDEIENMVRDAEANAEEDKKFEELVGARNQADALVHATRKQVEEAGDDLPADDKTAIEAALSELETAIKGESKEEIDAKTQALAEKSQKLMEIAQAKAQAQQAGGDAGAQQANKADDDVVDAEFEEVKDDK
- the dnaJ gene encoding molecular chaperone DnaJ; this encodes MSKQDYYDVLGVSKDAGERDIKKAYKRLAMKYHPDRTAGDAELEAKFKEVKEAYEVLSDSQKRQMYDQYGHAAFEQNGGAGHGGFGGGADFGDIFGDVFGDIFGGGRRQSRQQRGADLRYSLDLSLEDAVRGKEVEIQVPTWVSCKPCDGSGAKSGSKPKTCPTCHGAGQVQMRQGFFAVQQTCPTCQGSGQVISDPCDSCHGQGRVEKTKTLSVKIPAGVDTGDRIRLSGEGEAGVHGAPAGDLYVQVSVREHPIFVRDGNNLYCEVPISYTTAALGGEIEVPTLDGRANLKVPSESQTGKMFRMRGKGVKSVRSGAVGDLICKVVIETPVNLNERQKELLKELEESMGSDAGKNRPKAQGFFDGVKKFFDDLTK